Below is a genomic region from Trueperaceae bacterium.
TGGTACTCGTACGGTGAGGAGCGCCTGGGCCAGGGTAAGGAGAAGGCGGCGGAGGCGCTGACCGAACGACCGGAGCTGATACCCGAGATACGCCAGAAGGTGATCGAAGCCATCAGGGCCGGCGCGGAGGGCACAGCGCGGCGTACGAAGGTCGGCGCCACGGGTGAGGACGAATGAGCGCCCTCCTTTGGCTCCTGCTGGTCGTCGCGGCCGGCGCCGGCGGTTTCGGGCTCGGAACTGCGCTCAAGCGCCGGGCCGATCAGGGCGTGCTGGAGCAGGCGCGAGCCGAGGCAGCGCGCATCCGCCAGCAGGCTGAGGTCGAGGCGAAGCGGGTCGTCGACCGGGCCGAGAACGAAGCCCGCGAGGTCGTGAACGCGGAGAGGAAGCGACTCGCCCAGGAGGAAGACCGGCTGCGCCAGCAGCTCAAGGCCGACGCCGAACGGCAGCAGCAGGTCGCCCAGGCCGAGATCACCCGCAGCCGCGAGGAGCTCGAGCGCGCCAGGGAGGACCTGCGGGAAGCTCGTGAGGAGCTCAAGCGAGACCGCGACAAGGTCGAGCAGCTCGAGGAAAGGCTCAACCGGCGGGGTGAACAGCAGGATGCCCGGGCGCTGCGGCTCGACGAGACCGAGGAGAAATTGAACGCGCGCGGCGACGAGCTGCGCGCTCGCGAAGATGCGCTCGGTGAGAGGGAGGCCCAGGTCGAGGCCGAACTGCACCAGGTCGCGATGCTCAGCAAGGAGCAGGCCACCGAGATGATCCTCGGCCGGCTCGAGAAGGAGCTGGAGCGGGAGAAGGCGGTACGGGTACGGGCCGCTCTGGACAAAGCCGACGCCGAGGCGAAGCGCAGGAGCTTCGACGTGATCGCCCAGGCGATCCAACGCAGCGCGTCCGAGGTGTCCGCCGCGATCGCGGTGTCGGTAGTGCCCATCCCCAGCGACAACATGAAGGGGCGCATCATCGGCCGCGAAGGCCGCAACATCAGGGCCTTCGAGAGCCTGACCGGCGTCGACCTGATCATCGACGACACGCCGGAGGCCGTGCTGCTCTCCTCCTTCAACCCGATCCGGCGGGAGGTCGCCATGATCGCCCTCACCGAGTTGGTCGCCGACGGCAGGATCCACCCTGCCCGCATCGAAGAGGTCGTCCAGAAGGCGCAGCAGGAGATGCAGGGCTACATCCGCGAGAAGGGTGATGAGGCCGCGCTCGAGGCCAACGTGGTCGGTATAAAGGCCGGCCTCGTCCAACTACTCGGGCGGATGCACTTCCGCACCTCGTACGGCCAGAACGTCCTCAAACACTCGGTGCAGGTGGCCCACCTCTCCGGCATCATCGCCTCGGAACTGGGCCTCGACGAGGCGCTCGCCCGCCGCGCCGGTCTGCTCCACGATGTCGGCAAATCGATAGACCGCGAGATCGAGGGTACCCACACCGAGATCGGCGCCAACCTGGGCCGCCGCTTCGGCGAGCCTCGCGAGGTCATCGACGCCATCGCCCACCACCA
It encodes:
- the rny gene encoding ribonuclease Y, producing the protein MSALLWLLLVVAAGAGGFGLGTALKRRADQGVLEQARAEAARIRQQAEVEAKRVVDRAENEAREVVNAERKRLAQEEDRLRQQLKADAERQQQVAQAEITRSREELERAREDLREAREELKRDRDKVEQLEERLNRRGEQQDARALRLDETEEKLNARGDELRAREDALGEREAQVEAELHQVAMLSKEQATEMILGRLEKELEREKAVRVRAALDKADAEAKRRSFDVIAQAIQRSASEVSAAIAVSVVPIPSDNMKGRIIGREGRNIRAFESLTGVDLIIDDTPEAVLLSSFNPIRREVAMIALTELVADGRIHPARIEEVVQKAQQEMQGYIREKGDEAALEANVVGIKAGLVQLLGRMHFRTSYGQNVLKHSVQVAHLSGIIASELGLDEALARRAGLLHDVGKSIDREIEGTHTEIGANLGRRFGEPREVIDAIAHHHDLDQAETLYPVIVQSADAISAARPGARRETLESYLKRLEGLENIATSFPGVEKSYAIQAGREIRIIVEPDKIDDASAVLLARDIANRIEQDMEYPGQVQVTVVRESRAVEYAR